One genomic segment of Bifidobacterium breve DSM 20213 = JCM 1192 includes these proteins:
- a CDS encoding ribonuclease HII gives MMITPTLDLERSLASQGYDLIVGFDEVGRGALAGPVMVGCAAIWARDLKPDADGELAQAAGSAASSRVSGDNGTDAGVITPNPAPYLSVPAGVADSKMLTEHRREAIFDELCSWCAAYAVGQSSNAEIDEWGITYALGVAALRALNQVERDLGVGSEFGSPREGSCLTATEGRPLPSRRPITIGAILDGPSDYITKALNTFDAPDVPIPADVTTKVKGDQHCATVATAAVIAKVTRDRLMVSIAQGNPRYAAYEWDHNKGYGSAAHRAAIAEYGPTPLHRTSWHLT, from the coding sequence ATGATGATTACCCCAACGCTTGATCTTGAACGAAGCCTTGCCTCCCAAGGCTATGACCTTATTGTTGGCTTTGACGAAGTTGGCCGCGGCGCGTTGGCCGGCCCGGTCATGGTCGGGTGCGCTGCCATTTGGGCTCGTGATTTGAAACCGGATGCCGATGGCGAATTGGCTCAGGCTGCTGGTTCTGCCGCCTCTTCGCGTGTGTCCGGTGACAATGGCACCGATGCAGGCGTGATCACCCCGAATCCCGCTCCATATCTGTCCGTACCTGCCGGTGTGGCCGATTCCAAAATGTTGACCGAGCACCGGCGTGAAGCCATTTTCGATGAGTTGTGCAGTTGGTGCGCTGCCTATGCCGTCGGCCAGTCCAGCAATGCCGAAATCGATGAGTGGGGCATTACCTATGCGCTCGGCGTGGCCGCTTTGCGCGCCCTCAATCAGGTCGAGCGTGACCTTGGCGTGGGAAGCGAATTTGGCTCCCCTCGGGAGGGGAGCTGCCTTACGGCGACTGAGGGGAGGCCTTTGCCGAGCCGACGGCCCATCACCATCGGCGCCATTCTCGATGGCCCCAGCGATTACATCACCAAGGCCCTCAACACCTTTGACGCTCCGGATGTGCCGATCCCGGCCGACGTGACCACCAAAGTCAAGGGCGACCAGCATTGTGCCACCGTGGCGACTGCTGCGGTTATCGCAAAAGTCACCCGTGACCGGCTGATGGTCTCCATCGCGCAGGGCAATCCGCGATATGCCGCCTATGAGTGGGATCACAACAAGGGCTACGGTTCCGCGGCTCATCGTGCGGCCATCGCCGAGTATGGACCGACTCCACTGCATCGCACTTCCTGGCATTTGACCTGA
- a CDS encoding LacI family DNA-binding transcriptional regulator, with product MVTSRKPNKRPSMFEVAKLAGVSHQTVSRVINDSPDVSDATRARVQAAIDELGYRPSNSARALASRRSRTIGLIAGGLKFFGLISAITSIESIAREHGLFMSVMMVHEALCTQSDFDNLCDTFNEQNVDAFIFLTPTDVMFAAACRARVNQPRVIVTSTHGQMTVREGMSLISTANKRRTAMVGIDQWGAMAKVVSLLGEYGHKSALYFAGPNEWRDAHTRLDAWRKLAAARSIDSQIVRCHTWDADEAYAHMNHLLDEYGRTGVPLPTAVVAANDNQAVGVVRSLHEHSLRIPQDISVVGFDDMAGMDNLYPPLTTVHPDFEGLGVAAMRETLRLLGEGTEPTFLSQQHGVGLIPAEMCARRSLGPAPRR from the coding sequence ATGGTGACCAGCCGCAAACCAAACAAGCGCCCATCCATGTTCGAGGTGGCCAAACTCGCCGGGGTCAGTCACCAGACCGTATCCCGTGTGATCAACGATTCGCCGGATGTGTCTGATGCCACGCGTGCCCGTGTGCAGGCCGCCATTGACGAGCTTGGATATCGTCCCTCCAATTCCGCTCGTGCCTTGGCTTCCCGCCGTTCACGTACTATCGGTTTGATCGCTGGCGGCCTGAAGTTCTTTGGTCTGATTTCCGCCATTACCTCCATCGAATCTATCGCCCGCGAACATGGACTGTTCATGAGCGTGATGATGGTGCATGAGGCTCTGTGCACGCAGTCCGACTTCGACAATCTGTGCGACACCTTCAATGAGCAGAACGTTGACGCCTTCATTTTCCTGACCCCGACTGATGTGATGTTCGCTGCCGCCTGCCGTGCGCGCGTCAACCAGCCGCGTGTGATTGTGACCTCCACCCACGGCCAGATGACCGTGCGCGAGGGGATGAGCCTGATTTCCACTGCAAACAAACGCCGTACGGCGATGGTCGGCATCGATCAGTGGGGAGCGATGGCCAAGGTGGTGAGTCTGCTGGGGGAGTACGGCCATAAGTCCGCCCTGTACTTCGCTGGCCCGAACGAGTGGCGTGACGCCCATACTCGCCTTGACGCTTGGCGCAAGCTGGCCGCGGCCCGATCTATTGACTCGCAGATCGTGCGCTGTCACACTTGGGATGCCGATGAGGCATATGCGCATATGAATCATTTGTTGGACGAGTATGGTCGCACTGGTGTGCCGCTGCCCACCGCAGTTGTTGCCGCGAACGACAATCAGGCCGTTGGCGTTGTGCGCTCGCTGCATGAGCATAGCCTGCGGATTCCGCAGGATATCAGCGTGGTTGGCTTCGATGACATGGCCGGTATGGATAACCTGTATCCGCCGCTGACTACCGTGCACCCTGATTTCGAGGGGCTCGGCGTGGCCGCCATGCGTGAGACGCTGCGACTGTTGGGGGAGGGGACGGAACCGACGTTCCTGTCCCAGCAGCATGGCGTGGGGTTGATTCCCGCTGAGATGTGTGCCCGTCGTTCCCTCGGTCCCGCCCCGCGGCGGTAG
- a CDS encoding AMP-dependent synthetase/ligase — MLTEYTTPGESIEIRDDQTIYSLLTDRLARTGADTVIAAKKIGPGRWQNVTTGEFHERVVSAAKGLIALGITKGDAVTIFSSTRLEWGILDFALAAVGAVSVPIYDTDSAPQAQRIMNDSAVKLAFADNRERYDRLDSVKDHCPTLKQILMIDGNALGALEGLGVAVSDEELDEHVATVRTNDLATIVYTSGSTGNPKGAELTHKNFVSITIAASQALHEVVLDDHPRLLLFLPLAHCFARFIQYASIASDDGVVGYLPDTKSLLPDLRSFEPTYLLGVPRVFEKVYNAASHKAGAGWKGRLFLKAAEAARVWSRKEQAGEQHTFAEIAERAKYETLVYRTVRGALGPKIKYVACGGAPLSLDLAHFYNGIGLPMIQGYGMTETAAPFAATRVTDNVIGTVGQPAPGSSIRISDEGELQVKGPNVFRGYHNLPEKTAEAFTADGWLRTGDLAEIDDEGRIIITGRIKDIIITAGGKNVSPIPLEEEIAKCPIVEHCVVVGDQRPFIGALVTLDPESLAIWLPAHGLSTETPVDRLATNAAVREEIQQYVDKANATVSRAESVRKFAVLDTQFTQENKCLTPSLKVVRPAVNRVFADAIDSEIYNGKR; from the coding sequence ATGCTTACCGAATACACCACGCCCGGCGAATCCATCGAGATCCGCGATGACCAAACCATCTATTCACTGCTCACCGACCGACTGGCCCGCACCGGTGCCGACACGGTAATCGCAGCCAAGAAAATCGGCCCGGGGCGTTGGCAGAACGTCACCACCGGCGAATTCCACGAGCGTGTGGTCTCTGCCGCCAAGGGTCTCATCGCTTTGGGCATCACCAAAGGCGACGCGGTCACTATCTTCTCCTCCACCCGCCTTGAATGGGGCATCCTCGACTTCGCGCTGGCTGCAGTGGGCGCGGTGAGCGTGCCGATTTACGACACTGACTCCGCCCCGCAAGCCCAGCGCATCATGAACGATTCCGCGGTCAAGCTGGCCTTTGCCGACAACCGCGAACGCTATGACCGGCTCGATTCGGTCAAGGACCACTGCCCCACGTTGAAGCAGATTCTTATGATTGACGGCAACGCACTGGGTGCTTTGGAAGGCCTCGGCGTGGCTGTCTCCGACGAAGAGCTGGACGAGCACGTGGCCACCGTACGCACCAATGACCTGGCCACCATCGTGTATACCTCTGGCTCCACCGGCAACCCGAAGGGTGCGGAGCTGACCCACAAGAACTTCGTGTCCATTACCATCGCCGCCTCGCAGGCGCTGCATGAGGTGGTTCTCGACGATCACCCGCGATTGCTGCTCTTCCTGCCGTTGGCCCACTGCTTCGCGCGATTCATCCAGTACGCCTCCATCGCCTCCGACGACGGCGTGGTCGGCTACCTGCCGGACACCAAGTCGCTGCTGCCGGATCTGCGTTCCTTTGAGCCGACCTACCTGCTGGGTGTGCCGCGTGTGTTCGAGAAGGTGTACAACGCCGCCTCGCACAAGGCCGGCGCCGGCTGGAAGGGTCGCCTGTTCTTGAAGGCCGCCGAGGCAGCGCGCGTCTGGAGCCGCAAGGAGCAGGCGGGCGAGCAGCATACGTTTGCCGAGATCGCCGAGCGCGCCAAGTACGAGACGCTCGTCTACCGCACGGTTCGTGGCGCTCTGGGCCCGAAGATCAAGTACGTGGCTTGCGGCGGAGCGCCGCTGTCGCTTGATCTGGCGCATTTCTACAACGGCATCGGACTGCCGATGATCCAGGGCTACGGCATGACCGAAACCGCCGCCCCGTTCGCCGCCACACGCGTGACCGACAATGTGATCGGCACGGTGGGCCAGCCCGCTCCCGGCTCCTCGATTCGTATTTCCGATGAGGGCGAGCTGCAGGTCAAGGGCCCGAACGTGTTCCGCGGCTACCATAATCTGCCCGAGAAAACGGCCGAGGCGTTCACCGCCGACGGCTGGCTCAGGACCGGCGATTTGGCCGAGATTGATGACGAGGGCCGCATCATCATCACCGGCCGCATCAAGGACATTATTATCACCGCCGGCGGCAAGAACGTCTCCCCCATCCCGCTGGAGGAGGAGATCGCCAAGTGCCCGATCGTGGAGCATTGCGTGGTGGTGGGCGACCAGCGCCCGTTCATCGGCGCGCTGGTGACGCTCGACCCGGAGTCGCTGGCCATCTGGCTGCCCGCACACGGACTGTCCACGGAGACGCCGGTTGACCGTCTGGCCACGAACGCCGCAGTGCGCGAAGAGATCCAGCAGTACGTGGATAAAGCGAACGCGACGGTTTCGCGCGCCGAGTCCGTGCGCAAGTTCGCCGTGCTGGATACGCAATTCACGCAGGAGAACAAGTGCCTGACACCGTCCCTCAAAGTGGTGCGCCCGGCTGTCAACCGCGTGTTCGCCGATGCGATCGACAGCGAAATCTATAACGGCAAGCGGTGA
- a CDS encoding ABC transporter ATP-binding protein/permease, giving the protein MFDKRLFQLAPGLKKLIAGKVALMWVGLFANIGSMLSLVMLLNSLLAAVAPPLLQCGGTSQGVACPVPLSDQHGADVLPMAGDVMIYALLALVCIVVRYTATTHATRLGTEAAERVKLALRSKLYRKMVALGPSYKTRIKTSDVVQSAGEGVEQIQSFFELFLPQFFYAILAPITLFVAIAPINVPAAAVMLVCAPLIIIVTGIVSMTAARAFKKYWVRYTDMGAAFLDNLQGLETLKNFDADEHAAIEMDKKAEGFRVMTMRVLQIQLRSLTAMDIVAYGGAAAGVGVALWQYAHIGDAFANGASGWSPIALASHLPGVLAYAAYGLHYLIPFGVGYPLSLTGLLFIVLLSAEFFIPMRQLGSFFHVAMNGMTSTKRIFALLDTPEPEHGTATLPANDSDSADDGLTVRFDHVGYSYDDAGHGDSKSASAKADKQGETSPNSAVAPALTNITFAAQPGQFTAIVGISGSGKSTAASLPAGTLAGYRGSLTLNGVEVSDLSGETLAGAVTVIGASSHLFAGTLRENLLMALPDDEIPDSPDSVDSRLWSALEQARIAAFVHAQPNGLDMPIESDAANLSGGQRQRIAIARALLHDSPVFVFDEATSSVDVESEELILDTIRELAQSRGKTVIMITHRMANAEHADQVVVLEHGKSVERGAHAELMTADGVYAKLFATQADIENFGEGHARRVLQVGSRKQELSDDSRTEGGAARVSAEAGMTVDHLQSALPTASAGGSEQASAETPAGVANSDSSSKMSTFQVIRRLLKEARPLAGLMAVASTAGTIGHLSSTFQPVFGIIAAFALTGNPVWGMGVAPAVIMMIICALLCGITRYVEQYLNHNVAFHLLALFRSKAFAALRRLAPAKLAGKGKGNLIAMLTTDVELLEIFFAHTISPVAIAVTSTIIYTIVAATLSPWMALALIAAHLVIGILVPRFFATGVRNLGPAIRGAAGELDNVMLDDMRGLDEIIRFGCGEERAQAIEDRTHALWKDHAKLSKVNGRFTGISGLLVAVLAAASAAVAIACAGANPQSIPALIAAFVLFASSFGPTLALTALPANLTQTFASASRLFGLMDEVPAVTENGTVVPQEYMGMRLDDVTFAYAGEHEVLSDFSLDVPQHGVLGIQGPSGRGKSTMLKLLLRYWDPQRGQVTLSGTPLPEVDVHARRRIQAMMSQETHLFDGSIRDNLLIALPESEVEAANVAGNGEVGAKTVDSRQQRLAAQSAEGDAVQVAASDGLDARLRQALAKASVLDLIDSLPDGLDTQVGELGDRLSEGERQRIGLARVFLRNADLVLFDEPTSRLDALNEAIILRSIHAMAVGEQHADKERGAAVVLVSHRESAMRIADAVLNL; this is encoded by the coding sequence ATGTTCGACAAACGGCTGTTCCAATTGGCGCCCGGCTTGAAAAAACTCATAGCCGGCAAAGTGGCACTGATGTGGGTAGGTCTGTTTGCCAACATTGGTTCTATGCTGTCGCTGGTAATGCTGCTGAACAGCTTGCTGGCCGCTGTGGCACCGCCGCTGCTCCAATGCGGCGGCACTTCGCAAGGCGTGGCCTGCCCCGTGCCGTTGTCTGATCAGCACGGCGCGGATGTGCTGCCCATGGCTGGCGACGTCATGATTTACGCGCTGCTTGCTCTGGTCTGCATAGTGGTTCGGTACACGGCCACCACGCATGCCACCCGCCTCGGCACCGAAGCCGCCGAGCGGGTCAAACTGGCTTTGCGATCCAAGCTGTACCGCAAAATGGTGGCACTCGGCCCGTCCTACAAAACCCGCATCAAGACCTCGGATGTGGTGCAATCCGCCGGCGAAGGTGTTGAACAGATTCAAAGCTTCTTTGAACTGTTCCTGCCGCAGTTCTTCTATGCGATTCTTGCGCCAATCACCTTGTTCGTGGCCATTGCGCCGATTAACGTGCCCGCTGCTGCCGTCATGCTGGTCTGCGCGCCGCTCATCATCATCGTGACCGGCATCGTCTCCATGACCGCCGCCCGCGCCTTCAAGAAGTACTGGGTGCGCTACACCGATATGGGCGCCGCGTTCCTCGACAATCTCCAAGGCCTTGAGACCCTGAAAAACTTCGACGCTGACGAGCACGCCGCCATCGAGATGGACAAGAAAGCTGAAGGCTTCCGCGTGATGACCATGCGGGTGTTGCAGATTCAGTTGCGTTCGCTGACCGCCATGGACATAGTGGCCTACGGCGGTGCTGCGGCCGGCGTCGGTGTGGCGTTATGGCAATACGCGCATATTGGCGATGCTTTTGCCAATGGTGCGTCCGGCTGGTCGCCAATCGCACTAGCCTCACATCTGCCTGGTGTGCTTGCCTACGCGGCATACGGCCTGCACTATCTCATCCCGTTCGGGGTGGGCTACCCGCTGTCTCTTACCGGTCTGCTGTTCATTGTGCTGCTGTCCGCCGAATTCTTTATTCCCATGCGTCAGCTTGGCTCGTTCTTCCACGTGGCGATGAACGGCATGACCTCCACCAAGCGCATCTTCGCTCTGCTGGACACCCCGGAGCCCGAGCATGGCACGGCAACTCTGCCGGCCAACGATTCCGATTCCGCTGACGACGGTCTGACGGTCCGCTTCGATCACGTCGGCTATTCCTATGATGATGCCGGGCATGGCGACTCCAAGTCCGCATCCGCAAAGGCCGATAAGCAAGGTGAAACCAGCCCCAATTCCGCCGTCGCTCCTGCGCTTACCAACATCACCTTCGCCGCACAGCCCGGTCAGTTCACCGCCATTGTTGGCATCTCCGGTTCCGGCAAGTCCACGGCCGCCTCGCTGCCTGCCGGTACACTGGCCGGTTACCGAGGTTCGCTCACGCTGAACGGCGTCGAGGTATCCGATTTGTCAGGCGAAACACTGGCTGGAGCCGTCACTGTGATTGGTGCCAGCAGCCATCTGTTTGCGGGCACATTGCGCGAGAATCTTCTGATGGCCTTGCCCGATGACGAGATTCCTGATTCGCCGGATTCCGTGGACTCCCGTCTGTGGTCCGCGCTCGAGCAGGCGCGCATTGCCGCCTTCGTGCACGCACAGCCGAACGGACTGGACATGCCGATTGAGTCCGATGCCGCCAACCTGTCCGGCGGCCAGCGCCAGCGCATCGCCATCGCCCGCGCGCTCCTGCATGATTCGCCGGTATTTGTGTTCGATGAGGCGACCAGCAGCGTTGACGTGGAATCCGAAGAGCTGATCTTGGATACAATTCGCGAATTGGCACAATCCCGCGGCAAGACGGTTATTATGATCACCCATCGCATGGCCAACGCCGAACACGCTGACCAAGTGGTGGTGCTCGAACACGGCAAGTCGGTTGAGAGGGGCGCCCATGCCGAGCTGATGACGGCGGACGGCGTCTACGCCAAGCTGTTTGCCACGCAGGCAGATATTGAGAACTTCGGAGAAGGCCATGCTCGGCGTGTGCTGCAGGTTGGTTCCCGCAAGCAGGAGCTGTCCGACGACAGTCGGACTGAGGGTGGCGCAGCGCGTGTAAGCGCAGAGGCGGGTATGACGGTTGACCACCTGCAGTCAGCTTTGCCGACGGCTTCCGCTGGCGGGAGTGAGCAGGCTTCGGCTGAGACTCCGGCTGGTGTTGCAAATAGCGATTCGTCTTCCAAAATGAGCACATTCCAAGTGATCAGGCGACTGCTTAAGGAAGCCCGACCGCTGGCAGGACTGATGGCAGTGGCCTCCACCGCCGGCACCATCGGCCATCTTTCGTCCACCTTCCAGCCCGTGTTCGGCATTATCGCGGCATTTGCACTTACCGGTAATCCGGTGTGGGGCATGGGTGTTGCGCCCGCCGTCATCATGATGATTATCTGTGCTCTTCTGTGTGGTATCACCCGATACGTCGAACAATATCTGAACCACAATGTGGCATTCCATCTGCTCGCACTCTTCCGTTCCAAGGCGTTCGCCGCGTTGCGCAGACTGGCGCCGGCCAAGCTCGCGGGCAAAGGTAAGGGCAACCTTATCGCTATGCTGACCACCGATGTGGAACTGCTTGAGATCTTCTTTGCCCACACCATCAGTCCGGTGGCCATCGCGGTAACCTCCACCATCATCTACACGATTGTGGCCGCCACCCTAAGCCCATGGATGGCGCTGGCGTTGATTGCTGCCCACCTGGTTATCGGCATCCTTGTGCCGCGATTCTTTGCCACCGGCGTACGTAACCTTGGCCCTGCCATCCGTGGCGCTGCCGGAGAACTCGACAATGTGATGCTCGATGACATGCGCGGCCTGGACGAAATCATCCGATTTGGCTGCGGCGAGGAACGTGCGCAGGCCATCGAGGACCGTACCCATGCGTTGTGGAAGGATCACGCCAAACTCAGCAAGGTCAACGGCCGTTTCACCGGAATCAGCGGACTCTTGGTGGCTGTGCTCGCAGCGGCTTCGGCCGCCGTGGCTATTGCCTGTGCCGGCGCGAACCCGCAGAGCATTCCGGCTCTGATTGCCGCCTTCGTGCTGTTCGCCAGCTCGTTCGGACCGACTTTGGCGCTCACCGCCTTGCCCGCTAACCTGACTCAGACCTTCGCGTCCGCTAGCCGATTGTTCGGACTGATGGACGAGGTGCCCGCTGTGACCGAGAACGGCACTGTTGTGCCGCAGGAGTATATGGGCATGCGTCTTGATGACGTCACCTTTGCATATGCGGGGGAGCACGAAGTCTTGTCCGACTTCTCGCTTGACGTGCCGCAGCATGGCGTGCTGGGTATCCAGGGGCCGTCCGGCCGGGGCAAGTCCACCATGCTCAAGCTGCTGCTGCGCTACTGGGATCCGCAGCGCGGTCAGGTGACGTTGTCCGGCACGCCGCTGCCCGAGGTCGATGTGCATGCTCGCCGACGTATTCAGGCCATGATGAGCCAGGAAACCCACCTGTTTGATGGCTCTATCCGAGACAATCTGCTGATTGCTTTGCCTGAGTCCGAGGTTGAAGCTGCAAATGTTGCAGGCAATGGGGAAGTGGGTGCCAAGACCGTTGATTCCCGACAGCAGCGGTTGGCGGCGCAATCGGCAGAGGGCGATGCCGTTCAGGTGGCAGCATCTGACGGTCTCGACGCTCGTTTGCGTCAGGCTCTCGCCAAGGCCTCCGTGCTTGATCTCATTGATTCCTTGCCCGATGGCCTTGATACTCAGGTAGGCGAGCTGGGCGACCGTCTATCCGAAGGTGAACGCCAGCGTATCGGTTTGGCTCGTGTGTTCCTGCGCAATGCTGATCTGGTGCTTTTCGACGAGCCGACCAGTCGTTTGGATGCTTTGAACGAGGCTATTATTCTACGTTCCATTCACGCTATGGCCGTGGGTGAGCAGCATGCAGACAAGGAGCGCGGCGCGGCTGTGGTGCTGGTCTCCCACCGCGAATCCGCTATGCGCATTGCTGATGCGGTACTCAATCTGTAA
- a CDS encoding MFS transporter, producing MRGLPAFPYQLLAVCGIFLTNVINYIIASYGSRSWDVNTGWRWMLGLGAIPAAAFLLSMVRAPESPRFLIQAGRTEEGFAVLEHIIGTEQARLRTDDICIGQTRNRNVA from the coding sequence ATCCGCGGTCTGCCTGCCTTTCCCTATCAGCTCCTCGCGGTATGCGGCATCTTCCTGACCAATGTCATCAACTACATCATCGCCTCCTACGGTTCCAGAAGCTGGGATGTCAACACCGGTTGGCGTTGGATGCTGGGGCTGGGTGCGATTCCGGCCGCCGCGTTCCTGCTCTCCATGGTGCGAGCACCGGAAAGCCCACGATTCCTCATTCAAGCCGGCAGAACCGAAGAGGGATTCGCGGTGCTCGAACACATCATCGGCACCGAACAGGCACGCCTTCGCACTGACGACATATGCATCGGTCAAACTCGAAACCGAAATGTCGCATGA